The DNA sequence GACACcataacctattttttttttatctttcccccTTAATCTCATaaaaaagtgcaagaaaatCATCTAGAAAGTGAcggaaaatttcaattaatgggagtgtttaatttatttgtaatctAATTACATGTGTAAATATAGTAGTCACGCTAGATTACCGTCCAATGAAATTATCATCGAGaactagaaaaaaatatatttcatttttataaggatcaaattaatacaaatttttttatgaagatgaaattaataatttttaaattttacggTGAtcccaaacatattttattctaaattttattatcaacattttaattgttatcaatttttagaattttcttATTCGTctaatattcaaattatatttttttctcttgccttttcttcttttcccttcttattttatgttaattactAATAAGTCAAAATTGCTATTCTCCTAAATTTATTTAGCCATGACCACTTGGATATTGATAGTTATGATATATTTCATGTTTGAATGTATTGAAAGAAgtgctaaaaaataattttccattACAAGTattgaaatttctttaaaaaattaagttttttttaaaataatgcattAGTTATAGAATATGGTTAACAATACTTAAAACTAATACATGCacttaaagatttatttttcaaaattagaaaTGTTGAAATCCTATTTGAGATTAATAATATTACAAGATGGATTCAATGAATTATCATACTAGCTTTTGAGAgtcaaatatcaaaattaatttactgtaaaagtttaattaataattttgcaattcaaaaaataaaaagttgatgTTATATTAAGGCTCATACATAAACTTTGCACTAAGGTCTTGAATTATCTAAACACAATCTTACAAATGCCAAACTATATACAAACATTAAgaattgaaaacaaataaaattgttaaaccCTTAAATTCCAATTCAtgtagttaatttttaactgctctgtacttttttttaaaggctCTATAcatcactttagttattttggaaaatttagATCAATTTATTTTGtccattaaattaatataatttgtagaagatcaaaataataatttgatattaCTCGTGTCTCAAGGagattaaaataagtattttattttcttagtttgaaaactatttttgaaattgaacaatccTTTGATTTGGTTATCAAAGATGGAAAATAATATCTCAGCAgcatagaaaaaaatgatacaatCACAATTTTTTGGTCATGAAATGGCGctattgtaacatcccaatttttcgtaaataaatttaaaaagctttttagtaaaaataaataaataaataaatatagagcaaataataggctgacggtataaatagttatgttaagtcagctgcctacttttggcctcattttcgtttttcctcttctcctctcaaaaccctttcttcttcccgcagcccaccaaacctgtcttagttaaacgacgatctcgaactcgttcaccgttggatcatcgtgaaatttgagtatcatgtttGCAACCCAATTCCGAACATTCTCACAGTTGgtaatttcaaaatcatatctaaGCTTAGAGAAAagcccttcgcattgtagcattttaattttccgcagaaacccaaaactgtctcggtaaaaccatgatcccggtttcgttagccgttggattttcatgaaatttggatatgttgttcgaaattcaattccgcacgcttccaccgttgggatttgcgagaaaATATTCGTGGaggaagaaaaaggaatcgcatgaagacagtacaagtggaggtttcaatctcttctccgtctctctgacgtttgggaattctatcggagcagttagaggaataattgaaagaatttcagggaaccgctagagatgttgctatcgctggctgaagacacgtgagtccgctcagaggtaagggatgagttattcacaattggggattagtgagaacatgtgtagggatccttagaggattaaattgaggttttattttgagatgtttattaaattacaatttttcctttatgattataaataaaatattgatgtcctaatgaagattgcttgataaattgtgctcttgatatttgtatgtttcgacctatgattttgatataattgtgtaatattatttgaggggttttagtcctcatgttgtgatgatcttttatataaattgttatattgaggatatgaaatgatgattcaaattgtgagtatgtgatgaattgtagaataacatgttgctttgagattataatattgttattgaggttgagtataagtgtaaagttgaacatgtgttaatttgtgagatacgtgtaaacatgtgatggtggattgtcacactatgagatgtgaaattgtgaatgagttctagttgtggataagtgtgtagttaacacttgatgtaaaattacttgtgttgtaagctatgaattatacaataacccgaccagtgttatcttgagaaaagtgtaaatgcgcagtgttaaagagaaaatgtaggtttcctatttaggaacccgtgttaaagagaaagtgtaggttcctatttaggaaccagtgttaaattgtagcgcaatatgttgtacgtgcttaagacacgagtgtgaggtcgtgagtattgtataattcactagcagtgtctgtgtgctaaaatgattttaggggttggacctgaatcaggagggagagaccctgacggactcttcggagtgtaggccttgggggtcaccgggtttaagtgctcctttaagcctatgctgatcccatatggttggagcattctcgcaaaacatcgtgaccctgactggtctccctatgatcttacttagtgagagtgacctgacaaacccatggtgtggtgtgtcttgttatgtactcctaagcgccccatggtggtttttcactgacatggtaccacattgcatataggattgagtcttagcataactattgcatatgcttgctaattgatgtgttattatatcttaatcgaagtgtgggattcttgtgtaatgtgattgataattgaaaagtgaattttgaatgacgaagtgatgaagttacgtgagctatgtttaagcaagtggtatctcatttatataatatgtatatttaattgtcttgtttctctattagctaggaatgtgataactcactccctgtgtgttgttgtgtttggatcctgtgatgatcttgaacttgtgttcgggggagcagatgaataggtggatgactatgaagaacctcatgctagaggacacggaaacacaacgctctgataggatgtgacattaggatataggttctatattaattgtatgaagcttagacgaccttgttgagtcgagaatactttattatttatttggacaagtttgaatatgatgtagaagaaaatgaatgtgagcctttttctcctttgaaaaacttgtttaaaaaaaaatgttttaaaaatacttttaattaatatttgaatttttttttattccttattagtatatatgtgaggggtagaggatGTCACAGCTATCATGAATCCACATTTGGTCACCCAAAAAGAGAAGCCCAAATGAGAATTTCTGAGTCCACTCCTTCGTTTACCGTTTGATAGTGCAACCACAGAGAACCAACAAACCAGAGAGAGATACCAACTAAAGGGCtcattattttcttcaaaattaacTAGGGGAAAACAGGCAGTGTCTAACTGTTTttccatgtttttttaaataaaaaaaattagtgggTGATAGTAGAAAgtagttatataaataaaataataacttatgAATATACTAATAGgaataaaatacatataaaaatatgtataccaaaatattttgttttctttatatataatcatcccatataaattaaagttgttggtttttataataattatttaaaaaattaaaataatttttaattaattgacaatataaagttatatatatatatatatatatatatatatatatatatatatatatatatatatatatatatatatcagagggttagattttttaaaataagttaaaatgtaTTTACTCTCCATTTGATTTAAAATGTACAATTATCTTTACTAGAAGGTGGTGAGTGACATGTTTCTAGGAGGTAGTGCAGTGCAGGTTATTGCGTGTGAAGGTAAAGTTGTTGGTTGTGTAGTGTAGTGACTGAAAAAGGTAACCCTAACCCCAGTGGTTGGAGGATGGCATGGGACATTGGTACTGTTTATCCTCTTCCTGCTCTCTGCATATGCATGCAGTTGaagttgaagttgaagaagatgtgggAATTTACCAAACTCCAGcaaatcaatttcaattattacTATGGCTACAAACACAATGAGTAGGGGACCTGTGCCCTGTGGCATATCAGTACATGCCATGTGAAAAAATTCCAATGGTTAAACGTACGGAAAAAATGTTTGTCTATGAGTTGGTCATTATATATCTATaagaaatttacattttttagtgTAATCCATTCTGTTAAAGATTAGATTAGATGTTAGAGCCTTAGCTTACACAACAAAATTGATCCTAGTTTATATAACTAAACAGATAAAGGGCATAAGGCAACtttaaagatatatttatttttccaagTTCTAACAAttcaacagaaaaaaaatgtgagcaacacaaagaaaattaaataaaaaaggtatgtacagtatatatatatatatatctttgcaAAATGTCCATCATCTTAAATTGCCTTTTCTTTCTACCATGTGTTTCTACCATTTATGTACTGTTGATGGTCATGTAGCTGTTGGCTTTTGTGTCTCTCAAAAAGTTTAAAGGGGCAAAAAAATTTGCTCAGAGCAGCAACTTCCAACTCTCAACCATTTTAGAGATAATTTCTTTGCAAAGTTGAAATTATCCACAAAATGACACAAATATCTGCAAAGCTATTTAGTGTGTCAGGTGCAGCAGCAGAGGAGGGAGAGGGGTTTGTGGGCACTGGCACTGAACCAAAAACGTTGGCACCGTTTGAGTTTGTTGTGTTCAAAACTGATGTACTAGTGCTGCAATTTTAGATACCAAGTAAgttaatatgatattttctgTTCCAATTGTTGCAACATGTAACAAATAAAAGCatagtatatgtatattaaaaaaaatgaaagcataTATATGGTCAAGAAAGGGTTATTACCTAGTGGATGGATATTGGCATGCCCCAGTGCCTGCAAAAcacgtaaatgcattcatcatatgTTCTcaaccaaaaaattattaataatggaAGAGCATAGCGTGCTGTGCCctggaaataaaacaaaatgtacCTCTAATCTTAATGTCCATGTTTGTACAACATAAAGGTGTTGTTGTGTTAAGCgataaaaattgttataaaaatggACACGTGAGAGGTGATAGTGAatattacaaatatataattgGTTAAATAAGCACGTCATTCAACtatgagaaaaataaactaaaataagcatatatatatatcattatttttttatatagttttttaagatattttttaaaataattatttttctgtgAATAATCCTAATCGACGAGTTCATAAATTTTGTACAAAAGAATTATGCATTTTGAATTCAAGTGGCTAATATTATTTTCCTCCATATATTCTTATGCTAGGTATATAAGCACaagtaatgaaatttttttgatgAATACCGATACTTATAGATACATTTGTTATAATAGATAAAGGAGGCTTTGGAGATGCTACTtccaaaaaagttaaaaaaagtttGACTTTTGCATCACTTGGATGGCAGTTTTGTGGCTCCTGCATCCCCAACCCCAAGTCACAGTCTATAATCAATTCAAATATGCAATAAAAGTTTCTTCCTTTTCTAGTCTTTTTAAAATGGAAGGAACCCAACAATCATGCACAGGGATGTGTCTGATTACCAACCCAAGGGACCCTACCTTTGTGTATCAACTTGGCACACACTTCTACTACTAGTTTTGCAGACTCCTTTCCTTTTAGAATATCATCATCTACTAAACTTCAACTTCTATGTTTtgagtttaattatatttttgtcctattttttagttttacaaattttttattttattttttgtttattagtgAATTTGAcctctattattttaattatgcattagtttatttgttaacttaacaactaatatttaataaaaatactatGTGACAGTATAATAATAGAATGTTATGTcaatatgataatattaatgTGAGAATGTATTAGAGTGACATGTTAatatttctattaaatattaGATGTTAAGTAAACAGATAAATTAAAATGCCACAACTAAAATAATggactcaaattcaaataaagaaaaaaaattgaaggatgACAGCAAAGGCCTTACTTGGGTTAGTGCTAATGATGACAGCAGTTCCACCAAAATTGCAGCTATTTGGAACAGGATTCTTTTGATAATACTTATTAAAGGCATAAGAAGCATGGTTCCTGATGGAATTTGGGTTGTAACAGCTTCCACCAGGTTGAATTGCTGAGCAATCAGCACCACCAAAGCCACAAGCATAGTCCAATGCAACTTGTAGAGTAGTCTGTGAGGCAGTTGGACTTGCAATACACCAACTTGCACCTGAGAACATTGGGGAATTCACAGTGGTTGGAGTGCTAAATGGGATTGTGGAGGCTGGAGAGACCGTGTCAGGGTTGGAATTAGGATTCAGGAATGGAGATGTTGAAATGGTGGGAGTGGTGGGAACTAAGTTTGGAATGGTGGTGATGGGAGTGGTAATATCCCTTTGGACTGTAGAAATTGAGGCAGTTAATTCTTGTTTCCTTTGATCATGTCCTAGTAGTACATTCACATGTCCAGGTACTTCCTTTTGTGTCCTAATTGAACCTGTGTTTGAAATGACAACTGAATTACTTTGTTCTGTACTATATGTCCAAagtgaagagagaaataaaaaatatacatttgaaATCAATTCAATGcatgactttttctttttcgaagGGGGGCAAAAAAAGTGTAACTGGGTTCAAATTTTGCCTATAAGGCTATAACATTCAACCTGGTATGTAAAACAAAATCTGTTTTGCTATTCATTAAAAAAGTTGTAGAAATTTTGATTCAAACTAATTACTATAATTAAGCCCTTAGACCTCTCCATTATTTTAAAAGGCAACAACTTGGAATAGTGCATCTAGAAGGGAAGTTACGGACAGGTAGGGTATCCTATGCAGAGAGAGGCATATATGAGTCAAAGAAGTTGGGCCCTTTGTATCTTTTCAAGAAACGGTGGAATTGGAGAAAGGTTGGATGCAACCGTCCTATGCGAAACCCCATAAAAATTTGCAAGAAAAGgacttgtttaaatttttatatggtgTGGCTCTATGATTGCTGGAACAAGTATTTAATGGAATAATATaagagacaatttttttatctaggAAAATTATTATccataaacaaaaaaagtgaaaagcTTCTCAATTAGTAACCTATGTTCCAACAGAAAGAAGCCAGGATGGACtatcaaactttaaaaaaaaaaaagtgattttctcCCTATGAGTCCAACATGTATATCCATACTGATACTAGTAGAACTAAAAAACTAGAAGAGGATAAAGCAATTGAGATGCCAAACTTGAGAGAAGGAAAGATCTTTTTGTGATTTCAGAATTCAAAACATATTCAAGGGGTCCAAAAGAATATTAGTTAAAGAGAAAAGCACAAAATATGTGCAAAAGATAAAGAATAAGcacttaaaaatttgaaaacagaAGGAAAATGAGAACCAAAGACAGTGAGAATTAAGAAACAATATCAGAATAGAACCATCAGAGCTaaaccaaagataaaaaaaaggggaagataGAAGAACTATAGAATAAACTAGAGAAAAGGGATTACCTGAACAGAGGAAATGACACATTAGGAGAAATATTACATAGTAAAATACACTCCTTTTCATCTTTAATCTCACtattcagcttcttcttctgtgGCACTTGCTTCTCCTCTCTCACTTCTTTTTCAATGTGGTTCCCCAGTAATAGTAGTTCTTCCTTTGATTCAATGAAAGAGAAAGGAAGATATGATGAACTAGAGAGGAAAAAAGGGAAGATGGTTGTTTTGTGGGCTAATCATGCAACTAAAAGTATATATAGTGGTAGTGGAAGACTATGTGCGGTTGTGAGAGACAAAGGAGAGggttttaagaaagaaaaaaatggggTGTGGTGTGGGATAGTGCTGGAGGCAAGCAAGAGAAGGATCAAAAAGGAGGAAAAAGGTGGGGAAGAAGAAGGTTGAAAACGAAGTAAAGGAAGAATTGTTTGGAATATAGACTCGGTTTGTGGGCTTGTAAGTGATGATTGTAGTGATGGTGCTTATGTGTACATTTTGCCttgctcttttctttttctattcttcttttACTGTTGTTGACTTATtctaattcttcttcttctcttctttttctcctttattCTTAGCAGGATATAAAATGTATTGCAAATTTGCAATATGACAGTACTTTGTTGTGGAAGTCTTAATTTGATTATGTTCAAATGCCTAGTGGTTTATTTGCATTATGCCAATGGGAGAAAAGAaacattgtattcaatcttctTCCGAATATATCCTCTATATGAAAATTGTGTTTCTCATTTTCTCTGCTGTCTTTACACTGCTGTTATTATGTTCCTAAATCAAtggaaaattaaaagtattctttttagttaatgatatttttttgttttcaatcaaGGTGTGACACGGTTGGGTTGTTATTTGACTGTGACTTCTACGTGCAGGAGCAAAAGTGTCATTACCTATTGCTGCCATTTGATTGTACTACCagcttttttcataattttaactttaacaGATTCCATGTTTTTGCTGTAAAAGAACGGTGGTCATGATATTGCAGCCCAACCCATGTCCCATGTTTGTTCATCTGCATAAAGGTCAAACTTTATTGAAGTGAACTAACTAATTGTATCAAAGTCATTAATTCCCACTGTAAATTACTTAGATCATGTAATACAAGACCTTGCCAAGATTTCACAATTTCATATTGcttttaagtaaaataatgTGATTTGTTATCTGTTGAGTAACTTGTGCTTCTTGATTggcataataatatatatatatataatgatgatAGTAAAATTCTAACCTTTACCAGCATTCGAACCGGTGCAATATGAAATTGCATGCAACAATTGCCATGCACACCAGGAATGCCAGtctataaaattataacttaaaatcttttattacttaaaataatatacGTTGGCCAAAAAAATTTCTCCCGAAAACTAAAgttattgttataattatacaattaattcggaaaataatttattgtcaagaattaataactcaattatttaaaatgcaaacaatcataattgattttttttaatttgattaacaCCAACCTTAGATTTGAAcggtcatcatcatcatcaccctCCGTATCAAAGTTCATCTCCGACCAACCATGTCTCACCATGCTCCAAACCCAATGCACCAACATGAAAGACCTCCAAAAGATCCACGCCCACATCATCAAAACTGGCCTTGCTCACCACACCGTCGCTGCTAGCCGCGTCCTCACTTTCTGCGCCTCTCCATCCGGTGACATCAACTATGCCTACTTGCTCTTCACCACTATTCCAACCCCAAATCTTTATTGCTGGAACAACATCATAAGAGGCTTCTCTCGTAGCTCAACTCCACACTTTGCAATTTCTCTTTTTGTTGATGTGTTGTGCTCTGAAGTTCAGCCACAACGCTTGACTTACCCTTCTGTTTTCAAGGCTTATGCTCAATTGGGTTCTGGCTATCATGGAGCTCAGCTTCATGGGAGGGTTGTTAAGTTGGGTCTTGAAAAAGATCAGTTTATTCAAAATACTATCATTTACATCTATGCTAATAGTGGGTTATTGAGTGAGGCTAGGAGACTGTTTGATGAACTTGTGGAACTTGATGTGGTGGCTTGCAATTCTATGATCATGGGGCTTGCTAAGTGTGGGGAGGTTGATAAATCTAGGAGGTTATTTGATAACATGCTTACAAGAACTAAAGTTACTTGGAATTCTATGATTAGTGGATATGTTAGGAATAAGAGGCTCATGGAGCATTGGAGCTTTTCCGCAAGATGCAGAGAGAAAGGGTTCAGCCTAGAGAATTTACAATGGTGAGTCTGTTAAGTGCTTGTGCTCACTTAGGAGCACTTCAACATTTTGAGTTGAATGTCATTGTTCTCACAGCAATTATTGACATGTACTGCAAGTGTGGAGCTATTTTAAAGGCTATTGAAGTGTTTGAGGCATCACCCACAACAAGAGGATTATCATGTTGGAACTCCATTATAATAGGACTTGCCATGAATGGCTATGAAAGAAAAGCGATCGAGTACTTCTCAAAGCTTGAAGCCTCAGACTTAAAGCCAGACCATGTAAGTTTCATTGGTGTTTTAACTTCTTGTAAATATATAGGAGCAGTAGAAAAAGCAAGGGATTATTTTGCACTGATGATGGATAAGTATGAGATCGAGCCATGGATAAAACACTATACTTGCATGGTTGAAGTGCTAGGTCAAGCTGGGCTCCTAGAAGAGGCAGAAGAACTAATAAATGGTATGCCTATAAGAGCAGATTTTATTATATGGGGATCTTTGCTCTCATCTTGTAGGAAGCATGGGAATGTAGAAATTGCGAAACGAGCTGCACAAAGAGTTTGTGAGTTAAATCCGAGTGATGTGCCAGTGGTTATTTACTTATGTCTAATGTTCAGGCTGCTTCCAACCAATTTGAAGAGGCAATGGAGCATAGAATCTTGATGAGACAAAGATTGGCAGAGAAGGAACCAGGATGCAGTTCAATAGAACTATAGGAAGAGGTTCATGAGTTCTTGGCAGGGGGGAGGATACATCTTAAAGCTCGAGAGATTTACTCTTTACTGAATGACTCCAGTTTTGCACTTCAAGATTGATTATCTCCGAAGTGATGAACTtgtgaaatttaaaaatcaatctgTATGTAAGGAAGTAGCTTTAATACATAGAAGAGTTACAATATATGAGGATCTCACAATTGAACCGAATATCCAATTTGCTTGTACATTGGAATTTATAGTCTGATTAGGGGAAAAAAGTACCTAAAGTAGAAAGAGAAAGATAGGGGCATAGGGCAACGACATGAAATTCAAATATGCAAAAATCCATTTCATTATTGTTATATTATGTCTTCCCAAATTATTCCAGTCATATTggtaatttaattagaaaatgtgGTATCTGTTAAATCTTGTATTAA is a window from the Glycine max cultivar Williams 82 chromosome 2, Glycine_max_v4.0, whole genome shotgun sequence genome containing:
- the LOC100788044 gene encoding PLASMODESMATA CALLOSE-BINDING PROTEIN 5, which gives rise to MKRSVFYYVIFLLMCHFLCSGSIRTQKEVPGHVNVLLGHDQRKQELTASISTVQRDITTPITTIPNLVPTTPTISTSPFLNPNSNPDTVSPASTIPFSTPTTVNSPMFSGASWCIASPTASQTTLQVALDYACGFGGADCSAIQPGGSCYNPNSIRNHASYAFNKYYQKNPVPNSCNFGGTAVIISTNPSTGACQYPSTSTSTSVLNTTNSNGANVFGSVPVPTNPSPSSAAAPDTLNSFADICVILWIISTLQRNYL